TTCCCGGTGATACAATTCGATTGTGATCGAAGCGATGGTGTTCGAAGTTTCGGAACAACGTCTCAAGGAATCGCTGGCCGTGATGACGGCGGCGGCGGACCCGGTGCGTTGGCGACTCCTGGCCGAGTTGGCGTCGGCAGGGACCCGTTGTCTGTGATCTGCAGCCCGTGGCCAAAGTCGCGCCCAATGTGTTGTCCTACCACCTCAAAGTGCTGAGGGAGTCCGGCCTGGTGACCTCGGCGAAGCGGGGCCGGTGGGTCGACTACACCCTGGCGCCGGACGCTCACGACCGGCTGCAGCGGGCGCTGCCGACCGCGGGTGTGCTGATCGGGAGTTCCTGATGAGCCTCGTCGAGCGAGTACCGGAGACTCGTAGCCGCCTTGGGGGCCTGGTGGCCGCCGCCGCCGGGCTGTGGGTACTTGCGTACTGGCTCAATGAGCGGATTTGGGACTGGGTCTTCTATGACGCGCTCGGGATGGCGCCGGATGATCGGTTGACCGAGACCCTGCACTTCTTCTTCTACGACACCGTCAAGATCGGGCTGCTACTGACTGGGATCATCTTCGTGGTCACGATCCTGCGCTCGTTCATGAGTGTGGAGCGCACCCGCCAGCTGCTCGGCGGCAAGCGCGAGGGCGCGGGCAACGTGATGGCCGCTGGGCTCGGTGTGGTCACCCCGTTCTGCTCGTGCAGCGCGGTGCCGGCGTTCATCGGTTTCGTGTCGGCAGGGGTGCCGATCGGGGTGACGCTGAGTTTCCTGATCGCCTCACCGCTGGCCAACGAGATCGCTATCGGATTGCTGTGGAGTCTGTTCGGGTGGCAGATCGCCGCCTTGTACGTGGCGGCCGGGGTGACGATCGCGATCGTCGCCGGCTGGGTCCTGGGGCGCATGGGTGTTGAGCGGTGGGTGGAGCCGTTCGTCTTCGAGACCAAGCTGAAAGGTCAGGCGATCGACCCGTCGCAGGGGTTGACGATGAGCCAGCGCGTCCAGATGGGCGTCGAGGAGGTCGGCACCATCTGGCGCAAGATCTGGCCGTTCCTGCTGGTCGGTATCGGGTTGGGCGCGGTCATCCACGGTTGGGTCCCCACCGACTTCTTCACCACCTACGCCAACTCGGACAACCCGTTCGGTGTGCTGGTTGCCGTGGTCATCGGCGTGCCGTTGTACTCCAACGCCGCCGGCGTCATGCCACTGGTCGAGGTGCTCTACAACAAGGGCTTGCCGATGGGCACGGTTCTCGCGTTCATGATGAGTGTCGTGGCGCTGTCGCTGCCGGAGTTGATCCTGCTGCGCCGCGTGCTCAAACCCCAACTGCTGGCCGCATTCGTGGCGGTCGTAGCCACCGGCATCGTCGCGGTGGGCTACTTGTTCAACCTCGTTCTGGGCTCGGGGGTACCGGGATGACCATGAACATCAAGGTCCTGGGGACGGGATGCCGCAAGTGCCTGACTCTCGACCGGATCACTCGGGAGGCGGTGGCCGATCTCGGTCTCGATGCCGACGTGGCAACGGTCGAAGACTATGGCCAGACCATGGCCTATGGCGTGATGACCACTCCGGCGCTCGTCATCGACGAGCACGTGCTGACAGTCGGTCGCATCCCCACCCCCACCGCGCTCAGACAGTTGCTGACGCAGGCCGCCGCAGCCCACACATCCCCCGAAGACCCCATCGAAAGGAACCCGTCATGATCATCAAGGTTCTCGGCCCCGGCTGCGCCAACTGCCAACGGCTGGAGGCCCACACTCACGAAGCCCTGGCCGCCCTGGGCCTGGAGGCCACCGTGGAGAAGGTCACCGACTACGGCGAGATCGCCAGCTACGGCATCATGCGGACGCCGGGTCTGGTCGTCGACGAGCAGGTGGTGGTGTCGGGCCGCGTGCCGACAGCGGCTGAGATCAGCGAACTACTCTCGACGACCCTCTGACCGGAAGGACAGGCGTGACCCCCGAAGAAGTCGGCACCGCCACGACCACCGACGACACGTCGGAGGTCGTCGGACGGCTCTCGACCCTGGACCGGTTCCTGCCGGTGTGGATCCTGCTGGCTATGGCCGGCGGGCTGCTGCTGGGCAGGTTGGTGCCGTCGGTGCAGACGGCACTGGACGCGGTGAAGGTCGATCAGACCTCGCTGCCGATCGCGCTGGGCCTGCTGCTGATGATGTACCCGGTGCTGGCGAAGGTGCGCTACGAGGACATGAGCCATGTCACCGGGGACCGGAAACTGCTGTGGTGGTCGCTGCTGCTCAACTGGGTCATCGGCCCGCTGCTCATGTTCGCCCTGGCGTGGGTATTCCTGGCCGACTACCCGGCCTTCCGTACCGGGCTGATCGTCATCGGTCTGGCACGCTGCATCGCCATGGTGCTGATCTGGAACGATCTGGCCTGCGGGGACCGGGAGGCAGGGGCCCTGCTGGTTGCCATCAACTCGGTGTTCCAGATCCTCGCCTACGCGCTGCTCGGAACGTTCTACCTGAAGATCCTGCCGGATTGGCTGGCCCTGGATTCCCAGGACGTGGCATTCTCCACCTGGGAGATCACCAAGTCCGTGTTGATCTTCCTCGGAATTCCCCTGCTTGCCGGCTACCTCACCCGGCGCATCGGTCTGCGGGTCAAGGGCAAGGACTGGTACGACACCGTGTTCGTCCCGCGGATCGGCCCGCTGGCCCTGTACGGACTCTTGTTCACGATCGTGGTGATGTTTGCTCTGCAGGGCGATGCGATCATCAGCGACCCGCTGTCTGTGGTGCGTATCGCGGTCCCGTTGCTCGTGTACTTCGCGATCATGTGGAGTGTGGCGTTCTTCGTCGGCAACCGTGCCCGGCTCGGCTACCCCAAGACCGCCACCCTCGCCTTCACCGCCGCCGGAAACAACTTCGAGCTGGCGATCGCTGTCAGTATCGGGGTGTGGGGGGTGACCTCGGGGCAGGCCTTGACCGGCGTGATCGGGCCGCTGATCGAAGTGCCGGCCCTCGTCGCCCTGGTGTACCTGTCGCTGTGGCTGCACCGACGGCTGTCCTGGCCCAACACGCAACGCTCGACCTGAGTTCCCGTCCCAAGGACGACATCGCGAACTGGTCGGCTCGGGTGGCCTTCCGATGACTCTCGTGGACGGGGTGACGGTGATGACCGGCGGGTATCCGACCCGCGAGCAGTTGATCAGTCACTCCGGGCTCGCT
This genomic window from Micrococcales bacterium contains:
- a CDS encoding TM0996/MTH895 family glutaredoxin-like protein, producing MIIKVLGPGCANCQRLEAHTHEALAALGLEATVEKVTDYGEIASYGIMRTPGLVVDEQVVVSGRVPTAAEISELLSTTL
- a CDS encoding permease; translation: MSLVERVPETRSRLGGLVAAAAGLWVLAYWLNERIWDWVFYDALGMAPDDRLTETLHFFFYDTVKIGLLLTGIIFVVTILRSFMSVERTRQLLGGKREGAGNVMAAGLGVVTPFCSCSAVPAFIGFVSAGVPIGVTLSFLIASPLANEIAIGLLWSLFGWQIAALYVAAGVTIAIVAGWVLGRMGVERWVEPFVFETKLKGQAIDPSQGLTMSQRVQMGVEEVGTIWRKIWPFLLVGIGLGAVIHGWVPTDFFTTYANSDNPFGVLVAVVIGVPLYSNAAGVMPLVEVLYNKGLPMGTVLAFMMSVVALSLPELILLRRVLKPQLLAAFVAVVATGIVAVGYLFNLVLGSGVPG
- a CDS encoding arsenic metallochaperone ArsD family protein, with the protein product MTLVDGVTVMTGGYPTREQLISHSGLAVTAPAGVQELGLAADSDRCCGSGGCC
- the arsB gene encoding ACR3 family arsenite efflux transporter; protein product: MTPEEVGTATTTDDTSEVVGRLSTLDRFLPVWILLAMAGGLLLGRLVPSVQTALDAVKVDQTSLPIALGLLLMMYPVLAKVRYEDMSHVTGDRKLLWWSLLLNWVIGPLLMFALAWVFLADYPAFRTGLIVIGLARCIAMVLIWNDLACGDREAGALLVAINSVFQILAYALLGTFYLKILPDWLALDSQDVAFSTWEITKSVLIFLGIPLLAGYLTRRIGLRVKGKDWYDTVFVPRIGPLALYGLLFTIVVMFALQGDAIISDPLSVVRIAVPLLVYFAIMWSVAFFVGNRARLGYPKTATLAFTAAGNNFELAIAVSIGVWGVTSGQALTGVIGPLIEVPALVALVYLSLWLHRRLSWPNTQRST
- a CDS encoding thioredoxin family protein, with protein sequence MNIKVLGTGCRKCLTLDRITREAVADLGLDADVATVEDYGQTMAYGVMTTPALVIDEHVLTVGRIPTPTALRQLLTQAAAAHTSPEDPIERNPS